The Micromonospora sp. M71_S20 genome has a window encoding:
- a CDS encoding citrate synthase 2 has protein sequence MADFKPGLEGVVAFETEIAEPDREGGALRYRGVDIEDLIGQVSFGNVWALLVDGRFGPGLPPAEPFPVPVHSGDIRVDVQSAVAMLAPYWGLNQLLDISDEQAREDLARVSVTALSFVAQSARGLGLPAVPQKEIDKASTIVERFMKRWRGEPDPRHVKAVDAYFISAAEHGLNASTFTARIVASTGADAAACISSGIGALSGPLHGGAPSRVLSMLEAVERSGDAEGYVKGVLDRGERLMGFGHRVYRAEDPRARVLRRTAKELGAPRFEIAEALEKAALAELQARRPDRVLATNVEFWSAVVLDFAEVPAHMFTSMFTCARMGGWSAHILEQKKLQRLVRPSARYVGPGTRKPSEVEGWDAIPHGV, from the coding sequence ATGGCCGATTTCAAACCCGGGCTTGAGGGCGTCGTAGCCTTCGAGACCGAGATCGCCGAACCCGACCGCGAGGGCGGCGCGCTGCGCTATCGCGGAGTCGACATCGAGGATCTGATCGGCCAGGTCTCCTTCGGCAACGTGTGGGCGCTGCTGGTCGACGGGCGGTTCGGCCCGGGTCTGCCGCCGGCGGAGCCGTTCCCGGTGCCGGTGCACTCCGGCGACATCCGGGTGGACGTGCAGTCCGCGGTCGCCATGCTGGCCCCGTACTGGGGTCTCAACCAGCTGCTCGACATCTCCGACGAGCAGGCCCGCGAGGACCTCGCCCGGGTGTCGGTCACCGCGCTCTCCTTCGTCGCGCAGTCGGCGCGCGGCCTGGGCCTGCCGGCGGTGCCGCAGAAGGAGATCGACAAGGCGTCCACCATCGTCGAGCGCTTCATGAAGCGCTGGCGGGGTGAGCCGGACCCGCGGCACGTCAAGGCCGTCGACGCCTACTTCATCTCGGCCGCCGAGCACGGCCTGAACGCCTCCACCTTCACCGCCCGGATCGTCGCCTCCACCGGCGCCGACGCCGCGGCCTGCATCTCCTCCGGCATCGGCGCCCTCTCGGGCCCGCTGCACGGCGGCGCCCCGTCCCGCGTGCTCAGCATGCTGGAGGCGGTCGAGCGCAGCGGCGACGCCGAGGGCTACGTCAAGGGCGTCCTCGACCGGGGCGAGCGGCTGATGGGCTTCGGCCACCGCGTCTACCGGGCCGAGGACCCGCGCGCCCGGGTGCTCCGTCGCACCGCCAAGGAACTGGGCGCGCCGCGCTTCGAGATCGCCGAGGCGCTGGAGAAGGCCGCCCTGGCGGAACTCCAGGCCCGCCGCCCGGACCGGGTGCTCGCCACCAACGTCGAGTTCTGGTCGGCCGTGGTGCTGGACTTCGCCGAGGTGCCGGCGCACATGTTCACCTCCATGTTCACCTGCGCCCGGATGGGCGGCTGGAGCGCGCACATCCTGGAGCAGAAGAAGCTCCAGCGGCTGGTCCGCCCGTCGGCCCGCTACGTCGGCCCGGGCACCCGCAAGCCCAGCGAGGTCGAGGGCTGGGACGCCATCCCGCACGGCGTCTGA
- the serC gene encoding phosphoserine transaminase, with protein MADAPTIRIPDDLKPADGRFGCGPSKVRPAAVSALAEVATSYLGTSHRQKTVRDEVARLRRGIADFFSLPEGYEVVLGNGGTTAFWEVATFGLVRDRAQFASFGEFGAKFAKSVKDAPFLGEPTVRKSEAGTAPTLTAEAGVDVYATPQNETSTGVAVPISRVAGADPGSLLLVDATSGAGGLDVNVGETDVYYFAPQKCFGSDGGLWLALMSPAALERAGEIKASGRYIPAFLDLVTAIDNSRLEQTYNTPALATIFLAAEQTDWMNSQGGLAWAAKRTAESASIVYGWAERSEVATPFVTDPALRSNVVATIDFAESVDATAIAKALRANGIVDTEPYRKLGRNQLRVALFPAVEPADVEALTASIDYVVERL; from the coding sequence GTGGCTGACGCACCGACCATCCGGATTCCCGACGACCTCAAGCCCGCCGACGGGAGGTTCGGCTGCGGGCCGTCCAAGGTCCGTCCGGCGGCGGTCTCCGCCCTCGCCGAGGTGGCGACGAGCTACCTGGGCACCTCGCACCGGCAGAAGACCGTCCGTGACGAGGTGGCCCGGCTGCGCCGCGGCATCGCCGACTTCTTCTCCCTCCCCGAGGGCTACGAGGTGGTGCTGGGCAACGGCGGCACCACGGCCTTCTGGGAGGTCGCGACGTTCGGCCTGGTCCGGGACCGGGCGCAGTTCGCCAGCTTCGGCGAGTTCGGCGCGAAGTTCGCCAAGTCCGTCAAGGACGCCCCGTTCCTCGGCGAGCCCACCGTTCGCAAGTCGGAGGCCGGCACCGCGCCCACCCTGACCGCCGAGGCCGGGGTGGACGTCTACGCCACCCCGCAGAACGAGACCTCGACGGGTGTGGCGGTGCCGATCAGCCGGGTGGCCGGCGCCGACCCGGGCTCGCTGCTGCTGGTCGACGCCACCTCGGGCGCCGGCGGCCTGGACGTCAACGTCGGCGAGACCGACGTCTACTACTTCGCCCCGCAGAAGTGCTTCGGCTCCGACGGCGGCCTGTGGCTGGCACTGATGTCGCCGGCCGCGCTGGAACGGGCTGGCGAGATCAAGGCGTCCGGCCGCTACATCCCGGCCTTCCTCGACCTGGTCACCGCGATCGACAACTCGCGGCTGGAGCAGACCTACAACACCCCGGCGCTGGCCACGATCTTCCTGGCCGCCGAGCAGACCGACTGGATGAACTCCCAGGGCGGGCTGGCCTGGGCGGCCAAGCGCACGGCCGAGAGCGCGTCGATCGTGTACGGCTGGGCGGAGCGCTCCGAGGTGGCGACGCCGTTCGTCACCGATCCCGCGCTGCGCTCCAACGTGGTCGCCACCATCGACTTCGCCGAGTCCGTCGACGCCACCGCGATCGCCAAGGCGCTGCGCGCCAACGGCATCGTGGACACGGAGCCGTACCGGAAGCTGGGCCGCAACCAGCTCCGCGTCGCGCTCTTCCCGGCCGTCGAGCCGGCCGACGTCGAGGCCCTGACCGCGTCGATCGACTACGTGGTCGAGCGACTCTGA
- the sepH gene encoding septation protein SepH, protein MRPVRFVALSEDGQALVLADEVGRLLALPIDERIAGALHAEPGAPPLAVAPAASADPVPSLSPRDIQAKIRSGESAEDVARIAGVPVDRVLRYAGPVLQERAMLAQHARRTRLKGAEKPTPLAEVVNGRLAQHGIDTEKISWDAWRRDDGTWRIVATWPSGKATAQAIWDLDKTRQAVTPHDDMAQYLCAERPTPILGQEPTPERGGHALPGPSRGEPSRGGHGLPAAAEHSRPGRDPIRAGRDALLASLDRPLGSTSGRGLEPRTPAALGGQDAPRQRPVGGGAAALLGGGQGSAFDDDSDAPKEVPAVPSLAVLRPRRTGAPAAAAGESTDAGGKPRKRLPSWDDVLFGSGPAARESS, encoded by the coding sequence ATGCGCCCAGTACGCTTCGTCGCCCTCTCCGAGGACGGCCAGGCCCTGGTGCTCGCCGACGAGGTCGGGCGACTGCTCGCCCTGCCCATCGACGAGCGGATCGCCGGCGCGTTGCACGCCGAGCCCGGCGCCCCTCCGCTCGCGGTGGCCCCGGCGGCCAGCGCCGACCCGGTGCCCTCACTCTCCCCACGGGACATCCAGGCGAAGATCCGCTCCGGCGAGTCCGCCGAGGACGTCGCCCGGATCGCCGGCGTGCCGGTCGACCGCGTGCTGCGCTACGCCGGCCCGGTGCTCCAGGAGCGGGCCATGCTCGCCCAGCACGCCCGGCGCACCCGGCTGAAGGGCGCGGAGAAGCCCACCCCGCTCGCCGAGGTGGTCAACGGCCGGCTGGCCCAGCACGGGATCGACACCGAGAAGATCTCCTGGGACGCGTGGCGCCGCGACGACGGCACCTGGCGGATCGTGGCGACCTGGCCCTCGGGCAAGGCGACCGCGCAGGCGATCTGGGATCTCGACAAGACCCGGCAGGCGGTCACCCCGCACGACGACATGGCGCAATACCTCTGCGCCGAGCGGCCCACCCCGATCCTCGGCCAGGAGCCGACGCCCGAGCGGGGCGGCCACGCGCTGCCCGGCCCGTCGCGCGGCGAGCCGAGCCGGGGCGGGCACGGCCTGCCGGCGGCGGCGGAGCACAGCCGTCCCGGCCGCGACCCGATCCGTGCCGGGCGGGACGCCCTGCTCGCCTCCCTCGACCGTCCGCTCGGCTCGACCTCGGGTCGCGGGCTCGAACCCCGCACCCCGGCCGCCCTGGGCGGGCAGGACGCGCCGCGCCAGCGGCCGGTCGGCGGCGGGGCGGCGGCGCTGCTCGGCGGTGGTCAGGGTTCCGCCTTCGACGACGACTCGGACGCGCCCAAGGAGGTGCCGGCCGTGCCGTCGCTGGCGGTGCTCCGGCCCCGGCGCACGGGCGCGCCGGCGGCAGCGGCGGGCGAGTCGACCGACGCCGGTGGCAAGCCGCGCAAGCGCCTGCCGAGCTGGGACGACGTGCTCTTCGGCAGCGGCCCGGCGGCCCGCGAGTCCTCGTGA
- the thpR gene encoding RNA 2',3'-cyclic phosphodiesterase: protein MRLFVALYPPPEAVAHLGAQVARLRIGAAAAAGINVRLADPANAHVTLAFLGDVEADRLVAVESALGLAAEWSRDGRQAAPRLRLAGGGRFGRGRFTVLWVDLRGEVEPVLVLARLIRSRLRHARLPHDEKPFRPHLTIARPGDRVPPVDVATDVATLDDYEGPEWPAGEMVLVRSHPGPRPTYDRLAAWPL from the coding sequence GTGAGGCTCTTCGTCGCGCTCTACCCGCCGCCCGAGGCGGTCGCGCACCTCGGCGCGCAGGTCGCCCGGCTGCGGATCGGCGCGGCGGCCGCCGCCGGGATCAACGTCCGGCTCGCCGACCCGGCCAACGCGCACGTCACCCTCGCCTTCCTCGGCGACGTCGAGGCGGACCGGCTGGTCGCCGTGGAGAGCGCGCTCGGGCTCGCCGCCGAGTGGTCCCGGGACGGCCGACAGGCCGCGCCCCGGCTCCGGCTGGCCGGTGGCGGACGGTTCGGTCGGGGTCGGTTCACCGTGCTCTGGGTCGACCTCCGGGGCGAGGTGGAGCCGGTACTGGTGCTGGCCCGGCTGATCCGCTCCCGGCTGCGGCACGCCCGCCTGCCGCACGACGAGAAGCCGTTCCGCCCGCACCTGACGATCGCCCGCCCCGGCGACCGGGTGCCCCCGGTCGACGTGGCCACCGACGTGGCCACCCTCGACGACTACGAGGGCCCGGAGTGGCCGGCCGGCGAGATGGTCCTCGTACGCAGCCACCCCGGCCCCCGCCCCACCTACGACCGCTTGGCCGCCTGGCCCCTCTGA
- a CDS encoding MFS transporter encodes MHSKLSTMFQSLQVRNYRLFASGQLIKLIGVWMMFIAQDWLVLELSDNSATALGVVTALQFTPVLLLTLLSGRLADRYDKRMLLFVANAFWTVLALAMALLVITGLVQLWHVFAFAALLGVANAVETPVRQAFVSELVGTPLLPNALSLNAAVFNSARIVGPAVAGLAIAAFDVGPVFLVTALSSIAPLVTVIRMRPAELHREALPPRDERASAKVVDGLRYVWRRPDLLLPMAVMSVIGMSLFNFQLTLAALAKTVFKTGAASFGLFSTALAVGALVGALAGTGRRSRPSVWLVLGAGVGCASFGTLVGLAPAYWMVVTLLLPTGFFMVFFAQAANQRVQLGTDAAFRGRVMALWVLVFLGTNPVGAPLIGWVAETYGAGASIWIGGLISLATILIALTWQLRRSGARLRFRILPMPRFYVTSADC; translated from the coding sequence GTGCATTCGAAGCTGAGCACGATGTTCCAGTCCCTACAGGTCCGCAACTACCGGCTCTTCGCGTCCGGGCAGCTGATCAAACTGATCGGCGTCTGGATGATGTTCATCGCCCAGGACTGGCTGGTCCTCGAGCTCTCCGACAACTCCGCCACCGCGCTCGGCGTGGTGACCGCGCTCCAGTTCACCCCGGTACTGCTGCTCACCCTGCTCTCCGGGCGCCTCGCCGACCGCTACGACAAGCGGATGCTGCTCTTCGTCGCGAACGCGTTCTGGACCGTGCTGGCCCTCGCCATGGCCCTGCTGGTGATCACCGGCCTCGTGCAGCTCTGGCACGTCTTCGCGTTCGCGGCCCTGCTCGGCGTCGCCAACGCCGTGGAGACCCCGGTCCGGCAGGCGTTCGTCTCCGAGCTGGTCGGTACGCCCCTGCTGCCGAACGCGCTCTCGCTGAACGCGGCCGTGTTCAACTCCGCCCGGATCGTCGGACCGGCCGTCGCCGGCCTGGCCATCGCCGCCTTCGACGTCGGGCCGGTCTTCCTGGTCACCGCGCTCAGTTCGATCGCCCCGCTGGTCACCGTGATCCGGATGCGCCCCGCCGAGCTGCACCGGGAGGCGCTGCCGCCGCGCGACGAGCGGGCGTCTGCCAAGGTCGTCGACGGCCTGCGCTACGTCTGGCGCCGGCCCGACCTGCTGCTGCCCATGGCGGTGATGTCGGTGATCGGCATGTCGCTGTTCAACTTCCAGCTCACCCTCGCCGCGCTGGCCAAGACGGTGTTCAAGACCGGTGCCGCCTCGTTCGGGCTGTTCAGCACCGCGCTGGCGGTCGGCGCGCTCGTCGGGGCGCTCGCCGGCACCGGGCGGCGCAGCCGCCCGTCGGTCTGGCTGGTGCTCGGCGCGGGGGTCGGCTGCGCCAGCTTCGGCACGCTGGTGGGGCTCGCCCCGGCGTACTGGATGGTGGTGACGCTGCTGCTGCCGACCGGGTTCTTCATGGTCTTCTTCGCCCAGGCGGCCAACCAGCGGGTCCAGCTCGGCACTGACGCCGCCTTCCGCGGCCGGGTGATGGCCCTGTGGGTGCTGGTCTTCCTCGGCACCAACCCGGTCGGGGCGCCGCTCATCGGCTGGGTCGCCGAGACCTACGGCGCCGGTGCCAGCATCTGGATCGGTGGGCTGATCTCGCTGGCCACCATCCTGATCGCGCTCACCTGGCAGCTGCGCCGCTCCGGCGCCCGGCTGCGCTTCCGCATCCTGCCGATGCCGCGCTTCTACGTCACCTCCGCCGACTGCTGA
- a CDS encoding MarR family winged helix-turn-helix transcriptional regulator, with amino-acid sequence MTERTVTAKRVPPAQLAPQLRDAITRLNRRVRQARPVGDLTVTQLSALTSLRLAGALTPRELADVERVQPPTMTRIVAKLEERGLVQRTPHPTDGRQVILAVTEGGRAVLDQFERVRDEWLARRLAELTEAERETLRQAAEILQRLARA; translated from the coding sequence GTGACGGAGCGGACGGTGACGGCGAAACGCGTGCCACCGGCGCAGCTGGCACCGCAGCTGCGTGATGCGATCACCCGGCTGAACCGACGGGTCCGCCAGGCCCGGCCGGTCGGCGACCTCACGGTCACCCAGCTCTCCGCGCTCACCAGCCTGCGGCTGGCGGGTGCGTTGACGCCTCGGGAACTGGCCGACGTGGAACGGGTGCAGCCGCCCACGATGACCAGGATCGTCGCGAAGTTGGAGGAGCGCGGCCTCGTGCAGCGCACCCCCCACCCGACCGACGGCCGGCAGGTCATCCTGGCGGTGACCGAGGGGGGACGGGCGGTGCTCGACCAGTTCGAGCGGGTCCGTGACGAGTGGCTTGCCCGCCGGCTGGCCGAGCTGACCGAAGCCGAGCGGGAAACCCTGCGGCAGGCCGCCGAGATCCTTCAGCGGCTCGCCCGCGCCTGA
- a CDS encoding NCS2 family permease, which translates to MSVAPPENGTPPDPAHPRNGFDRYFEISARGSTMSREVRGGLATFFTMAYIVVLNPLIIGGAVDGDGKKLSIAALAAATALVAGLMTILMGVVGRFPLALAAGLGVNALVAYEIAPEMTWADAMGLVVIEGAIIAVLVLTGLRTAVFRSVPTQMKTAIGVGIGLFLTIIGLVDAGFVRRVPDVQNSTVPVSLGIGGKLASWPLLVFVVGLLLTIVLLVRRVRGAILIGILGSTVLAIIVEAVANIGPSFVDGKPNPKGWALNVPELPKTWVDVPDLSLLGNFNVFDSWGRAGWVVVLMFVFTLLITDFFDTMGTMVAVGQEGNMLDERGTPPRAKEILLVDSIAAAAGGAASTSSNTSYIESAAGVAEGARTGVANLVTGGLFLLAMFLAPLVVVVPFEAASTALVVVGFLMMTAVRTIDWSDYEIAIPAFLTIVLMPFTYSISNGIGAGLISYVVVKLAKGKAREIHPLLYGVAALFVLYFLRGPIESVVL; encoded by the coding sequence ATGTCAGTAGCGCCGCCCGAGAACGGCACACCACCCGACCCAGCGCACCCCCGTAACGGTTTCGACCGGTACTTCGAGATCTCCGCCCGCGGCTCGACGATGAGCCGCGAGGTACGCGGTGGCCTGGCGACCTTCTTCACGATGGCGTACATCGTGGTGCTCAACCCGCTCATCATCGGTGGTGCCGTCGACGGCGACGGCAAGAAGCTCTCCATCGCCGCCCTCGCCGCGGCAACCGCCCTGGTCGCCGGCCTGATGACCATCCTGATGGGCGTGGTCGGCCGGTTCCCGCTGGCGCTCGCCGCCGGCCTCGGCGTCAACGCGCTGGTCGCGTACGAGATCGCCCCGGAGATGACCTGGGCCGACGCGATGGGCCTCGTGGTGATCGAGGGTGCGATCATCGCGGTGCTGGTGCTGACCGGCCTGCGTACGGCGGTGTTCCGCTCGGTGCCGACGCAGATGAAGACGGCGATCGGCGTCGGCATCGGCCTCTTCCTGACCATCATCGGCCTGGTCGACGCCGGCTTCGTGCGCCGGGTGCCGGACGTGCAGAACAGCACCGTCCCGGTCAGCCTGGGCATCGGCGGCAAGCTCGCCAGCTGGCCGCTGCTGGTCTTCGTGGTGGGTCTGCTGCTGACCATCGTGCTGCTGGTGCGCCGCGTCAGGGGCGCGATCCTGATCGGCATCCTCGGCTCCACCGTGCTGGCGATCATCGTCGAGGCGGTGGCGAACATCGGGCCGTCCTTCGTCGACGGCAAGCCCAACCCGAAGGGCTGGGCGCTGAACGTCCCGGAGCTGCCGAAGACCTGGGTGGACGTGCCGGACCTGTCGCTGCTCGGCAACTTCAACGTGTTCGACTCGTGGGGCCGCGCCGGCTGGGTCGTCGTGCTGATGTTCGTGTTCACCCTGCTGATCACGGACTTCTTCGACACGATGGGCACGATGGTCGCGGTCGGCCAGGAGGGGAACATGCTCGACGAGCGGGGCACCCCGCCGCGGGCGAAGGAGATCCTGCTGGTCGACTCGATCGCGGCGGCGGCCGGCGGTGCGGCGAGCACGTCCAGCAACACCTCGTACATCGAGAGCGCCGCCGGTGTGGCGGAGGGCGCCCGCACGGGCGTGGCCAACCTGGTCACCGGCGGGTTGTTCCTGCTGGCGATGTTCCTGGCGCCGCTGGTCGTGGTGGTGCCCTTCGAGGCGGCGTCCACGGCGCTGGTGGTGGTCGGCTTCCTGATGATGACCGCAGTCCGGACGATCGACTGGTCGGACTACGAGATCGCGATCCCGGCGTTCCTGACGATCGTGCTGATGCCCTTCACGTACTCGATCTCGAACGGCATCGGGGCCGGCCTGATCTCGTACGTGGTGGTGAAGCTCGCCAAGGGCAAGGCCCGGGAGATCCACCCGCTGCTGTACGGGGTGGCCGCCCTCTTCGTGCTCTACTTCCTGCGCGGACCGATCGAGTCCGTGGTGCTCTGA
- a CDS encoding DUF2530 domain-containing protein — protein sequence MPKEQPPRPEPLDPPMVPFALAGMAAWALAGLVLLVFFRDWLSAHDHQDWLWTCLAGFLWGFPGLAVMMRHDANRRRRRAGR from the coding sequence GTGCCGAAGGAGCAGCCACCGCGGCCCGAGCCGCTCGACCCGCCGATGGTGCCGTTCGCCCTCGCCGGGATGGCGGCCTGGGCGCTCGCCGGGCTGGTGCTGCTGGTCTTCTTCCGGGACTGGCTGAGCGCGCACGATCACCAGGACTGGCTGTGGACCTGCCTGGCCGGTTTCCTGTGGGGTTTCCCCGGTCTCGCGGTGATGATGCGGCACGACGCCAACCGGCGCCGCCGCCGCGCCGGCCGCTGA
- a CDS encoding DUF3027 domain-containing protein produces the protein MGNNGLVTRPASARAARLDQVCAAAVEVARDAITEVDPSDIGDHLQAVAEGDRLVTHYFECRLAGYRGWRWAVTVTRVPRSRHVTVCETVLLPGTDAMLAPGWLPWQERLKPGDLGPGDLLPTPADDDRLQPGYLLSDDPAVEETAWELGLGRARVLSREGRSEAAQRWYDGDHGPSAAISAAAPAAARCGTCGFYLPLAGALRQSFGACGNFYAPDDGRVVSADHGCGAHSETLIEAAETPVEEMPTVYDDSAVEPVAVSRAPGSVEAAEPAEPYGHP, from the coding sequence ATGGGGAACAATGGTCTGGTGACCAGGCCCGCCTCCGCCCGTGCCGCTCGTCTCGACCAGGTCTGCGCCGCCGCCGTCGAGGTGGCACGTGACGCCATCACCGAGGTCGACCCCTCGGACATCGGCGACCATCTGCAGGCCGTCGCGGAGGGCGATCGACTCGTCACCCACTACTTCGAGTGCCGGCTCGCCGGCTATCGGGGCTGGCGGTGGGCGGTCACCGTCACCCGCGTCCCGCGCAGCCGGCACGTCACCGTCTGCGAGACGGTGCTGCTCCCCGGCACCGACGCGATGCTCGCGCCCGGCTGGCTGCCGTGGCAGGAGCGGCTCAAGCCGGGCGACCTCGGCCCCGGCGACCTGCTGCCCACCCCGGCGGACGACGACCGGCTCCAGCCCGGCTACCTGCTCTCCGACGACCCGGCGGTCGAGGAGACCGCCTGGGAGCTGGGTCTCGGCCGGGCCCGGGTGCTCTCCCGGGAGGGGCGCAGCGAGGCCGCCCAGCGCTGGTACGACGGCGACCACGGCCCGTCCGCCGCGATCTCGGCCGCCGCCCCCGCCGCCGCCCGCTGCGGCACCTGCGGCTTCTACCTGCCGCTGGCCGGTGCCCTGCGGCAGTCCTTCGGGGCCTGCGGCAACTTCTACGCCCCCGACGACGGTCGGGTGGTCAGCGCCGACCACGGCTGCGGGGCCCACTCGGAGACCCTGATCGAGGCCGCCGAGACCCCGGTCGAGGAGATGCCGACGGTCTACGACGACAGCGCGGTCGAGCCCGTGGCGGTCAGCCGGGCGCCGGGCTCGGTCGAGGCGGCGGAGCCGGCGGAGCCGTACGGCCACCCCTGA
- a CDS encoding futalosine hydrolase → MTGLLVVTAVPAEAEAVRAGLTDASTTVLPAGVGPAVAAATTARLLVLAEAAGRPYRGVVSAGVAGGFAGRVEIGATVLGSGSVAADLGAESPAGFLPVDELGMPPEWLGGGVALAADPGLLAALRAALPTATVGAVLTVSTVTGTAASTDALRRRHPDAVAEAMEGYGVAVAAAQAGVPFAELRTVSNPIGPRDRDAWRMGEALAALTTAAAALTSSRLP, encoded by the coding sequence GTGACGGGCCTGCTGGTGGTCACGGCGGTGCCCGCCGAGGCCGAGGCGGTCCGCGCGGGCCTGACGGACGCGTCGACGACGGTCCTGCCCGCGGGGGTCGGGCCCGCCGTCGCCGCCGCCACCACCGCCCGGCTGCTGGTGCTCGCCGAGGCGGCCGGCCGCCCGTACCGCGGTGTGGTCAGCGCGGGCGTGGCGGGCGGCTTCGCCGGCCGGGTGGAGATCGGCGCGACGGTGCTGGGCTCCGGGTCCGTCGCGGCCGACCTGGGCGCCGAGTCGCCGGCGGGCTTCCTCCCGGTGGACGAGCTGGGCATGCCCCCGGAGTGGCTCGGCGGCGGCGTCGCGCTCGCCGCCGACCCCGGCCTGCTGGCCGCCCTGCGGGCCGCGCTGCCGACGGCGACGGTGGGCGCGGTACTGACCGTCAGCACGGTGACCGGCACCGCCGCCAGCACGGACGCCCTGCGCCGACGTCATCCCGACGCGGTCGCCGAGGCCATGGAGGGGTACGGCGTGGCCGTCGCCGCCGCGCAGGCCGGCGTCCCCTTCGCCGAGCTGCGTACCGTCTCCAACCCGATCGGCCCCCGCGACCGTGACGCCTGGCGCATGGGCGAGGCGCTCGCCGCCCTCACCACCGCCGCCGCGGCCCTGACCTCATCCCGCCTGCCCTGA